One window of Chryseobacterium sp. JJR-5R genomic DNA carries:
- a CDS encoding beta-ketoacyl synthase N-terminal-like domain-containing protein yields the protein MTTDIYITDYNCVTPLGFDVQSNWNALLEGKSGITPHKIIENNGAFYASMVDTGSLEKEFDSVFNGIHHDSSDFTRLEKMFLLSLKPLAERHAITEETAFILSTTKGNISLLKSQDTLPEGVYLSSLARKIADFFGFTTKPVVISNACVSGVMAIAVAKNMIRAGRYKDAFIVAGDEISEFVISGFNSFQAIAAGPCKPYDKDRNGINIGEAAAAMYVTSELNRNEKFRFKVSGDSAINDANHISGPSRTGDGLFASIRNAMAEAGVSAEDISFISAHGTATLYNDEMESIAFNRMELKHIPLNSMKGYYGHCLGASGLLESIISMESSIHGTLIPSKNFKETGISQPLNIITENRPAEIRYILKTASGFGGCNAAVVLEKA from the coding sequence ATGACGACGGATATTTATATTACAGATTATAACTGTGTCACGCCTTTGGGCTTTGATGTCCAATCCAACTGGAATGCCCTGCTGGAAGGGAAGTCCGGCATAACTCCACATAAAATCATAGAAAATAACGGTGCATTTTATGCTTCGATGGTGGATACCGGAAGTCTTGAAAAAGAATTTGACAGCGTTTTCAACGGGATTCACCATGACAGCTCAGATTTTACGAGGCTGGAAAAAATGTTCCTGCTGAGCCTGAAGCCGCTGGCTGAAAGACATGCCATTACAGAGGAAACCGCATTTATCTTATCAACCACCAAAGGCAACATCAGCCTGTTGAAAAGCCAAGACACTCTGCCGGAAGGCGTTTATCTTTCCAGCCTGGCTAGGAAGATTGCTGATTTTTTCGGATTTACAACAAAACCGGTCGTAATTTCCAATGCCTGTGTTTCAGGCGTAATGGCGATTGCCGTTGCTAAAAATATGATCCGTGCCGGAAGATACAAAGATGCTTTTATCGTGGCCGGGGACGAGATTTCAGAATTTGTGATTTCCGGGTTCAATTCTTTCCAGGCAATCGCAGCAGGTCCCTGCAAACCTTATGACAAAGACCGCAACGGCATCAATATCGGTGAAGCTGCCGCTGCAATGTATGTTACTTCGGAATTAAACCGGAATGAAAAATTCAGGTTTAAAGTTTCAGGAGATTCCGCCATTAATGATGCCAACCATATTTCCGGGCCTTCGAGAACCGGTGACGGATTGTTTGCAAGCATCAGAAATGCCATGGCAGAAGCCGGTGTTTCAGCAGAAGATATCAGCTTTATTTCTGCTCACGGAACCGCTACTTTATATAATGATGAAATGGAATCCATTGCTTTTAACAGAATGGAACTGAAGCATATTCCCTTAAACAGCATGAAAGGCTATTACGGCCATTGTTTAGGGGCATCCGGACTTTTGGAAAGCATTATTTCCATGGAGAGTTCGATTCACGGGACCTTAATTCCCTCCAAAAACTTTAAAGAAACGGGGATTTCCCAGCCGCTGAATATTATTACAGAAAACCGGCCTGCAGAAATCAGATATATCCTGAAAACAGCTTCAGGTTTCGGAGGATGCAATGCGGCAGTTGTTTTGGAGAAAGCATAA
- a CDS encoding addiction module protein: MASTLEIRKRIYDFIDIADERILRIINRIIEVKEQEDDYPAIPDWHYDEINERREKYLSGESKSYTWEKVKEKAKSALK; this comes from the coding sequence ATGGCATCTACTTTAGAAATCAGAAAAAGAATTTACGACTTCATCGACATTGCAGATGAAAGAATTTTACGTATTATCAATAGAATTATAGAGGTTAAGGAGCAGGAAGATGATTATCCTGCAATTCCTGATTGGCATTACGATGAAATAAACGAAAGACGGGAAAAGTATTTAAGCGGAGAAAGCAAATCTTACACTTGGGAGAAAGTCAAAGAAAAAGCAAAATCTGCTTTAAAATGA
- a CDS encoding 3-oxoacyl-ACP synthase, translating into MKKTDTCIIENSEIIVNGQTVFESLAGNFQDFAKEAYKTLELNYPKFHKMDNLSKLAFLASEMILRNDDHGKTALVFANKSSSLDTDFKYQSSINSEENYFPSPAVFVYTLPNICVGEISIRHKMQTENAFFVLDEFDEEFLNAYAAQILQSGKAEKVLCGWVELYQESYKAFVYLLTA; encoded by the coding sequence ATGAAGAAAACAGATACCTGCATCATAGAAAATTCAGAAATCATCGTCAACGGACAAACCGTTTTTGAAAGCCTGGCCGGAAACTTTCAAGATTTTGCGAAAGAAGCTTATAAAACTTTAGAACTCAATTATCCTAAATTTCATAAAATGGATAATCTCAGCAAACTGGCTTTTCTTGCTTCCGAAATGATTCTGAGAAATGACGATCACGGCAAAACGGCATTGGTTTTCGCCAACAAATCATCGAGCCTTGACACCGATTTTAAATATCAGTCAAGCATTAATTCAGAAGAAAATTATTTCCCCAGTCCGGCCGTTTTTGTCTATACTTTGCCGAACATCTGCGTCGGGGAAATCAGCATCAGACATAAAATGCAGACGGAAAATGCTTTTTTTGTCCTTGATGAATTTGATGAAGAATTTTTGAATGCATATGCGGCACAGATTCTGCAGTCAGGAAAAGCTGAAAAAGTCTTGTGTGGCTGGGTAGAACTATATCAGGAAAGTTATAAAGCTTTTGTATATTTGCTGACTGCGTAA
- a CDS encoding phosphopantetheine-binding protein — MENLREELKHKIIEVLNLEDVAIEEIKDTDPLFGGGLGLDSIDALELIVLLDKEYGIKLADPKKGKEIFTSIDTMAKFIEDNRTK, encoded by the coding sequence ATGGAAAACCTAAGAGAAGAATTAAAGCACAAAATCATAGAAGTTCTTAATCTTGAAGACGTTGCCATTGAGGAAATCAAAGATACAGACCCATTATTTGGTGGCGGTCTCGGCCTTGATTCTATCGACGCTCTTGAATTAATTGTTCTTCTTGACAAAGAATACGGAATCAAACTGGCCGATCCTAAAAAAGGAAAAGAAATTTTCACTTCCATAGATACCATGGCAAAGTTTATAGAAGACAACCGAACCAAATAA
- a CDS encoding beta-ketoacyl-[acyl-carrier-protein] synthase family protein: MSQKIAITGMGIISSIGNNAEENLSSLITGKHGISDIELFETRHAGHIKTGEIKRSNKELMQELQLNESSNATRTALLGMTAAREAVKHAGISDINEFRTGLISSTSVGGMDITEKYFYQYEDFPEQQKYIDAHDAGNSSLMIADDLGLKGMVSTISTACSSAANAIMMGAKLIKNGVLDRVIVGGTDALSKFTLNGFNTLMILTDSYNTPFDNDRKGLNLGEAAAYIVLESDEIVRKQNKKILGYLSGYGNANDAHHQTASSENGQGAFLAMEKALKISGLEKEQIDYINVHGTATPNNDLSEGIAMIRIFGENSVPEFSSTKAFTGHTLAAAAGVEAVYSLLAIQNNVIFPNLNFKTKMQEFDLMPVTELKQKNISHVLSNSFGFGGNCSTLIFSES; encoded by the coding sequence ATGAGTCAAAAAATTGCCATTACCGGGATGGGCATCATTTCTTCCATCGGGAACAACGCAGAGGAAAACCTGAGCTCGTTAATAACCGGGAAACACGGGATTTCAGACATTGAACTGTTTGAGACCCGCCATGCAGGGCACATTAAGACAGGCGAAATAAAACGGTCTAACAAAGAACTGATGCAGGAACTTCAGTTAAACGAAAGCAGCAATGCCACGAGAACCGCTTTATTGGGAATGACTGCCGCCAGGGAAGCCGTAAAACATGCCGGGATTTCAGATATCAATGAATTCCGAACCGGTCTCATCTCCTCTACCAGTGTAGGCGGAATGGATATTACTGAAAAATATTTCTACCAATATGAGGATTTTCCTGAGCAGCAGAAATATATCGACGCCCATGATGCCGGGAACTCTTCACTGATGATTGCCGATGATCTGGGGTTAAAAGGGATGGTTTCCACCATCAGTACGGCCTGCTCTTCAGCAGCCAATGCCATCATGATGGGGGCAAAGCTCATCAAAAACGGTGTTCTGGACCGTGTGATAGTCGGTGGAACGGATGCGCTCTCAAAGTTTACGCTGAACGGCTTCAATACCCTTATGATCCTCACAGATTCTTACAATACCCCTTTTGATAATGACCGGAAAGGCCTGAATCTCGGTGAAGCTGCCGCTTATATTGTCCTGGAATCTGATGAAATTGTACGGAAACAGAATAAAAAAATATTAGGCTATCTTTCCGGATACGGAAATGCAAACGATGCCCACCATCAGACGGCTTCTTCGGAAAACGGGCAGGGTGCATTCTTAGCGATGGAAAAAGCCCTGAAAATATCGGGACTGGAAAAAGAACAGATTGATTACATCAACGTCCACGGAACGGCAACCCCGAATAATGATTTATCCGAAGGCATTGCGATGATCAGGATTTTCGGAGAGAACAGCGTTCCGGAATTCAGTTCCACAAAAGCATTTACAGGCCATACGCTGGCGGCGGCGGCAGGAGTTGAAGCCGTATATTCATTATTGGCCATCCAAAACAATGTTATCTTCCCAAACCTGAATTTTAAGACAAAAATGCAGGAATTCGATCTGATGCCTGTTACTGAGCTGAAACAGAAGAATATCAGCCATGTACTGTCCAACTCATTCGGTTTCGGGGGAAACTGTTCAACTTTAATTTTTTCAGAATCATGA
- a CDS encoding beta-ketoacyl synthase N-terminal-like domain-containing protein — MSGVYINSAACISAQDTLNDDFFRNLKPENSVQVLKAVEPNYKEFIPPAMIRRMSRTVKMSSVASHYALKEAGIDNPDAIIVGTGIGCAQDSEKFLKNVLHNNEEFLTPTFFIQSTHNTVAGQIALGLKCHAYNFTYVNPSSSLEFSFLDAKLQIDDGEASTVLAGSTDEQTDRIMELYKLKKIIRKEENLPADYLNSTVNGVIWGEGASFFVLGKDKTETAYAELKDIGIINKPDAEGTQKFIGDFLAKNNLTFDEVDAVILGFSGDAKSDRYYHEAMELFENSALLYYKHLSGEFNTASGFSTFMACHILRNQEIPEVMMINPVKKDGIKNILLYNHLRGNDHSLVLLERI; from the coding sequence ATGAGCGGAGTTTACATCAACAGTGCCGCCTGCATCTCGGCCCAGGACACTTTAAATGATGATTTTTTCCGGAATTTAAAGCCGGAGAATTCGGTTCAGGTTTTAAAGGCTGTGGAACCCAATTATAAGGAATTCATTCCGCCGGCCATGATCAGGAGAATGTCCAGAACCGTGAAAATGAGTTCTGTAGCGTCTCACTACGCTTTGAAAGAAGCAGGAATTGACAATCCCGATGCGATTATCGTGGGGACGGGAATAGGCTGTGCGCAGGATTCTGAAAAGTTTCTGAAAAACGTCCTGCATAACAATGAAGAGTTTCTTACCCCTACTTTCTTTATTCAGTCTACCCACAATACAGTGGCCGGGCAGATTGCCTTAGGCCTGAAGTGCCATGCTTACAACTTTACCTATGTAAATCCTTCTTCCTCACTTGAGTTTTCATTCCTGGATGCAAAACTGCAGATCGATGACGGCGAAGCATCAACGGTTCTGGCAGGTTCTACGGATGAACAGACCGACAGGATCATGGAACTGTACAAATTAAAGAAGATCATCAGAAAAGAGGAAAATCTTCCGGCTGATTATTTAAACTCAACGGTCAACGGAGTCATTTGGGGCGAAGGGGCCAGCTTTTTTGTTTTAGGGAAAGATAAAACAGAAACGGCTTATGCCGAGTTAAAAGATATCGGGATCATCAATAAACCGGATGCTGAAGGTACTCAAAAATTTATCGGAGATTTTTTAGCGAAAAATAATTTAACTTTTGATGAGGTTGATGCCGTTATTTTAGGATTCAGCGGGGACGCAAAATCTGATCGCTATTATCATGAGGCAATGGAGTTATTTGAAAACTCTGCATTGCTGTATTACAAGCACCTGAGCGGGGAATTCAATACCGCAAGCGGCTTTTCGACATTTATGGCCTGCCATATTTTAAGAAACCAGGAAATTCCGGAGGTTATGATGATAAATCCCGTAAAAAAAGACGGAATTAAAAATATCCTGCTGTACAATCATTTAAGAGGGAATGACCACAGCCTTGTTTTGCTGGAAAGGATTTAG
- a CDS encoding polysaccharide deacetylase family protein: MKHYPFILFYLFCNAFIYAFQASMWVYVFCFLLFCFVVAWGSFDIQLGYFVNSITHKRTKMKEVALTFDDGPTEFTPRFLDLLKEHDVKATFFCIGKQIEQYPETFRRIVDEGHSIGNHTLSHARNTGFLSAPEMVKEIEACDDIMSGTANVKTSLYRPPFGVTNPNIAKAIKKTGKISIGWNVRSLDTVTENEKKIYRKVTKGLKKGSIILFHDTSEKTYNVLVDLLLFLKEQKYSAFTVDSMIKSKTND, translated from the coding sequence ATGAAGCATTATCCATTTATTCTATTCTATCTTTTCTGCAATGCTTTTATCTATGCATTTCAGGCAAGCATGTGGGTTTATGTATTCTGCTTTCTGCTATTTTGTTTTGTAGTAGCGTGGGGTTCTTTTGATATTCAGCTGGGCTATTTCGTTAACAGCATTACGCACAAAAGAACAAAGATGAAGGAAGTTGCCCTGACTTTTGATGACGGCCCGACTGAATTTACCCCAAGATTTCTGGACCTGCTTAAAGAGCATGACGTAAAAGCCACCTTCTTCTGCATCGGGAAACAGATTGAGCAATATCCTGAAACATTCCGGAGAATTGTTGATGAAGGCCACAGCATCGGGAACCATACGCTCTCCCATGCCCGCAATACCGGCTTTTTATCCGCACCGGAAATGGTAAAAGAAATTGAGGCCTGTGACGATATAATGTCCGGAACTGCAAATGTCAAAACCAGCTTATACCGGCCTCCGTTCGGGGTAACCAACCCGAATATTGCCAAAGCCATAAAAAAAACGGGCAAAATAAGCATCGGCTGGAATGTCCGTTCCCTGGATACGGTAACGGAAAATGAGAAAAAAATTTACCGGAAAGTGACAAAAGGATTAAAAAAAGGCAGCATCATCCTCTTTCATGACACTTCGGAAAAAACATACAATGTCCTGGTGGATTTATTGCTATTTTTGAAGGAACAGAAATATTCAGCCTTTACGGTTGATTCAATGATTAAATCTAAAACCAATGATTAA
- a CDS encoding outer membrane lipoprotein carrier protein LolA, with translation MIKPIAFGIILLISGLFSAQTTAMSAAEAKAFVARVSSETKGMKTLQSDFTQTKKMDFLDKSIVTYGKMTLKTPNMLSWKYTKPYQYSIVFRDNKIFINDQGKKSSVDAKSKTFEKINKLIVGSSNGQMFNDPEFSVAYFKNGTSNMAKFTPKSSQLLKYIRQIELHFPKNQSAVSQVNMTEASGDTTNIIFKNTKINAPVSASDFSL, from the coding sequence ATGATTAAACCTATCGCATTCGGCATAATTTTATTAATATCAGGCTTATTTTCCGCCCAGACTACAGCAATGTCGGCAGCTGAAGCAAAAGCATTTGTTGCCCGGGTCTCATCCGAAACGAAGGGAATGAAGACCCTGCAGAGCGATTTTACCCAGACCAAGAAAATGGACTTCCTGGATAAAAGCATTGTAACCTATGGGAAAATGACGTTAAAAACCCCGAATATGCTGAGCTGGAAATATACAAAGCCTTACCAGTACAGCATTGTTTTCAGGGACAATAAAATTTTCATCAATGATCAGGGGAAAAAGTCTTCTGTGGATGCGAAAAGCAAAACATTTGAAAAAATCAATAAACTGATTGTAGGGAGTTCAAACGGCCAGATGTTCAATGATCCGGAGTTTTCCGTAGCGTATTTTAAAAACGGGACTTCCAATATGGCAAAATTCACCCCGAAATCTTCCCAGCTTCTGAAATACATCAGGCAGATTGAACTTCATTTTCCTAAAAACCAGTCGGCTGTTTCGCAGGTGAACATGACGGAGGCTTCAGGGGATACTACGAATATCATTTTCAAAAATACCAAGATCAATGCGCCGGTTTCTGCTTCAGATTTCAGTCTATAG
- a CDS encoding 3-hydroxyacyl-ACP dehydratase has product MQTILTDFYHLNSYEKTEGGSFIAYISLNKDHEIFKGHFPGNPVTPGVCMMQIVKELTEEYTGKQLFLKSASNVKFMAIINPYETPELKLQLDINEDEDHVKVKNTTSFGGTIALKMSVNYQKLPS; this is encoded by the coding sequence ATGCAGACCATCCTTACAGACTTTTACCATTTAAATTCGTACGAGAAAACAGAGGGCGGAAGCTTCATTGCCTATATTTCGCTGAACAAGGACCATGAGATTTTCAAAGGCCATTTTCCGGGTAACCCTGTAACGCCGGGAGTCTGTATGATGCAGATTGTAAAAGAGCTGACGGAAGAATATACCGGTAAACAATTATTTCTGAAATCCGCCTCGAACGTAAAGTTTATGGCCATCATCAATCCCTACGAAACACCTGAGCTGAAGCTTCAACTGGATATTAACGAAGATGAAGATCATGTTAAGGTGAAGAATACCACGTCTTTTGGCGGCACTATTGCATTAAAAATGTCAGTCAACTATCAAAAATTGCCATCATGA
- a CDS encoding DUF2062 domain-containing protein — protein MIRTHADVKQAISERKICVLIPTYNNAKTLNRVIDGVLEYTDAVIVINDGSTDATPQLLTRYSQITTVTLPENKGKGNALKKGFRKAEESGYHYAITIDSDGQHYPDDIPVFVEALLDEPQDVLLIGNRNMSQDGIPKKSSFGNRFSNFWFWFETGIKLEDTQSGYRLYPLHKIPKKYFTPKFEFEIEIIVRTAWRHVPVKNVPVKVLYDPAERVSHFRPFKDFTRISILNTILVVITLLYIIPRNFINNFRKKSFKRFIKEDVLQSDGSNRTKAFSIALGVFIGLSPFWGFHTFLVISLSVLFKLNKVLAFVSSNVSLPPFIPFIIAASLFLGSPFTEGSSNILSQDLNFKLIKNNLVQYLIGSMILATVMSAVSWVAVFIFLNKVNPENNNTFK, from the coding sequence ATGATCCGGACCCATGCTGATGTAAAACAGGCCATTTCTGAAAGGAAAATCTGTGTTTTGATCCCCACCTATAACAATGCAAAAACCCTGAACCGGGTTATTGATGGTGTACTGGAATATACGGATGCGGTCATTGTTATAAATGACGGATCTACCGACGCCACACCTCAGCTTTTAACGCGCTACTCGCAGATTACCACTGTTACCCTACCCGAAAACAAAGGGAAAGGAAATGCCCTGAAAAAAGGGTTCAGGAAAGCTGAAGAATCAGGCTATCATTATGCCATAACCATTGATTCGGATGGACAGCACTATCCTGATGATATTCCGGTTTTTGTAGAGGCACTGCTGGATGAGCCGCAGGATGTCCTGCTTATCGGGAACAGGAATATGTCTCAGGACGGCATTCCGAAAAAAAGCAGCTTCGGCAACCGGTTCTCTAATTTCTGGTTTTGGTTTGAAACGGGAATCAAGCTGGAAGATACACAATCCGGCTACCGGCTCTATCCCCTGCATAAAATTCCTAAAAAATATTTTACTCCGAAATTTGAATTTGAAATTGAGATCATCGTAAGGACAGCATGGAGACACGTTCCGGTAAAAAATGTTCCGGTAAAGGTGTTGTACGATCCTGCAGAGCGGGTTTCGCATTTCCGGCCGTTCAAAGATTTTACAAGGATCAGCATCCTCAATACGATACTCGTTGTCATTACTTTGCTTTACATTATCCCGAGGAACTTTATAAATAATTTCAGGAAAAAGAGTTTTAAAAGATTTATTAAGGAAGATGTACTGCAAAGCGACGGAAGCAACCGCACGAAGGCATTTTCCATTGCACTGGGTGTATTCATCGGGTTGTCGCCTTTCTGGGGATTCCATACATTTCTGGTGATTTCACTTTCTGTACTGTTCAAGCTGAATAAAGTACTGGCTTTTGTATCTTCCAATGTCAGCCTGCCGCCGTTTATCCCTTTTATTATTGCAGCTTCACTGTTTCTGGGTTCGCCGTTTACAGAAGGCAGCAGCAATATCCTGAGCCAGGACCTGAATTTTAAACTGATAAAAAACAACCTCGTGCAGTATCTCATCGGAAGTATGATTTTAGCAACGGTCATGTCCGCCGTTTCATGGGTTGCCGTTTTTATTTTCCTGAATAAAGTGAACCCTGAAAATAATAATACCTTTAAATAA
- a CDS encoding C45 family autoproteolytic acyltransferase/hydolase produces the protein MNKNNRYPYRNDIVKALFYALIVIHLTSCGIQKSIRHIPDVQPYSLEIPQVNKINDSTFSFKQNYLTKNPQQLWELYIKGNPLQLGYNNGALTRDLMRKQEEIFFSKVEGLVPSKFKQNLLRGFLKWYNRKMYLNVREDFQAELYGLSRYASDRYNFIAPEYLRTFYLHGAHDIGHAMQDLMMVGCTSLAVWNENTEDGDLLIGRNFDFYAGDDFAKNKLIEFVEPENGIPYMSVSWPGMIGVVSGMNKEGITVTINAGKSKIPLAAKTPISLVTREILQYAATIDEAVAIAKKRKVFVSESILVGSANDKNAVVIEVSPDHFGVYSVQNSGKVFCTNHFQSEAYKNDKRNRKHKAESHSEYRYEKLQELLQEYKKLNPEKMASVLRNKSGLKGEKIGYGNEKAINQLLAHHAVIFSPRKKLAWVSSDPYQLGEFVCYDLNEIFSDKRLRNGTFSRSDLNIPRDSFAGSQEFKNYEEYRKLSSQIESAANDKEKRIGEEAMAHYQSLNPDFWLVYYQSGKYYFNQKEYSKAKTEFEKALTKEITTVPDKVNVEGYLRKTLKKLK, from the coding sequence GTGAATAAAAATAACAGGTATCCTTACCGGAATGATATTGTGAAAGCTTTGTTTTACGCACTGATTGTCATTCACCTCACCTCATGCGGAATACAGAAATCAATACGGCACATTCCTGATGTACAACCGTATTCACTGGAAATTCCTCAGGTTAATAAGATCAATGATTCCACGTTCAGTTTTAAGCAGAATTACCTGACAAAGAACCCGCAACAGCTCTGGGAACTGTATATTAAAGGGAATCCTCTGCAGCTGGGGTATAATAACGGGGCACTGACCCGGGACTTGATGCGGAAGCAGGAAGAAATCTTTTTTTCGAAAGTGGAAGGCCTGGTGCCGTCAAAGTTTAAACAAAACCTGTTAAGGGGTTTCCTGAAATGGTACAACCGCAAAATGTATCTGAATGTCCGCGAAGATTTTCAGGCGGAGCTATACGGGTTATCACGATACGCATCAGACCGGTATAATTTCATTGCTCCGGAATACCTCCGGACTTTTTACCTTCACGGTGCCCATGATATCGGCCATGCTATGCAGGACCTGATGATGGTAGGCTGTACTTCGCTCGCGGTATGGAATGAAAATACCGAAGACGGCGATTTGCTGATCGGGCGTAATTTCGACTTTTATGCAGGCGATGACTTTGCCAAAAATAAGCTCATCGAATTTGTGGAACCGGAAAACGGAATCCCTTATATGTCGGTAAGCTGGCCGGGAATGATCGGCGTGGTTTCAGGGATGAATAAAGAAGGCATAACGGTGACGATTAATGCCGGGAAATCAAAAATCCCATTAGCCGCCAAAACGCCGATATCTCTGGTAACAAGGGAAATCCTGCAATACGCAGCAACGATTGATGAAGCGGTAGCCATTGCGAAAAAAAGAAAAGTTTTTGTATCAGAATCCATTCTCGTGGGAAGTGCAAATGATAAAAATGCCGTAGTTATTGAAGTGTCTCCGGATCATTTCGGGGTGTACAGCGTTCAGAATTCAGGCAAGGTGTTCTGCACCAATCATTTTCAGTCTGAGGCTTACAAAAATGATAAAAGGAACCGGAAGCACAAGGCAGAAAGCCACTCGGAATACCGTTATGAAAAGCTTCAGGAACTTTTGCAGGAATATAAAAAGCTCAACCCTGAGAAAATGGCTTCAGTCTTACGGAATAAATCAGGACTTAAAGGCGAGAAGATCGGCTACGGGAACGAGAAAGCAATTAACCAGCTCCTGGCGCATCATGCCGTGATTTTTTCGCCCCGGAAAAAACTGGCGTGGGTTTCATCGGATCCTTATCAGCTCGGTGAATTTGTGTGTTATGACTTAAATGAAATTTTTTCTGATAAAAGGTTAAGGAACGGTACATTTTCCAGGTCAGATTTAAATATTCCAAGGGATTCTTTTGCAGGTTCTCAGGAATTTAAAAATTATGAAGAATACAGAAAGCTGAGTTCACAGATCGAAAGTGCTGCTAATGATAAAGAAAAAAGGATTGGTGAAGAAGCTATGGCACATTATCAGTCTTTAAATCCTGATTTCTGGCTGGTTTATTATCAGTCCGGAAAGTACTATTTCAATCAAAAAGAATATTCCAAGGCAAAAACCGAATTTGAAAAAGCTTTAACCAAGGAAATTACCACGGTCCCGGATAAGGTAAATGTTGAAGGGTACCTGAGGAAAACATTAAAAAAGCTCAAGTAA